The nucleotide sequence GTATCAGCAGGCACAGGTGCTAAGACCCATTTACCAGCCGCACTACCCACCATGACGAACCGCTCAGCTGGGCGTCCTAGCTCTGCCAAGCGCTGAACCAAATGGGTGCCAACAAAACTACCAAATGAAAAACCGGAAATCACCAAAGGCAAAGTATTGGCGGTCTGTACCCATGCCTGTTGTGAAGTCGCCTCAAATGGATTCCAACTAGAAGGGGTACGCATCCAATCAGTGACGTGTAGCAAGTCTTCCATCTCGCCAACACCGTCATCATGTACGCCGGCAGTAGCCCCTACTCCGCGAAAATTAGGGCGCACACTAATGTAACCCAATTGATTAAAGGCGCGTGCCATGGTTTGTGCCACTTTGTTATCCATCGTTCCACCCATTAGTGGGTGTGGATGCGCAACCAAAGCTAAACCTCTCACCGAAAAATCAGGATTATTTTTTAATTCATCTGGCAGATCAATCGACATTTCGATTTGACCCACAACACCATCAATATGAATTATTTTTGTACGGCTATTCATGAGAAAACTTTCTGAAATCTTTTTTAAGCCAATTGCAGGCGCTCTACTGGACGCCCTTGTATTAAGTGCGACTGAATAATTTCTTCAACATCTTCAGTATCAATAAATGTGTACCAAATGCCCTCTGGATAAATTACTGCTACTGGGCCATCAGCACAACGATCTAAGCATCCTGCTTTGTTAATGCGGATTTTTCCCGGGCCAGATAAGCCCAATTCTTTGACACGCTTTTTTGCATAATCAAAAAGAGCAAAAGCGTTGTGACGATCACAACAATCTTCGCCATTACTGCGCTGGTTTAGGCAGAAAAAAACATGGTGTTTAAAACTCATATATCATCTCATCAAGGTTTTAAATTAAAAGTGGCTCTATTTCGAAGTACCCAAAATAATGCTAGTGGCAACCATACTACTGAAACCCATTGCATTAGTTCATTAAAGTGTAATAGCCGACCTTGATACCAATGTCGTAATGTCAGAATGAAATACGGGTTGTCCGGCAGGAGATTAATTACCAAGGTGGCAGTGACTAAACAGGCGATTGCAAGCCAAGCTTTACTAGCCAAGGAAAACTGGAGGGTCCATCTCAGTAATAGACTGCCCAGTACCATTCCCCAAATAGCCCCTGCGGTGAGCCACAACAAACCAGATTCTGCACCGAACTGCAATGCAGTAAAAGCAATCTTCACTAAAACAGTGAAGCAAAGCAGGCTATTTAGGATGTTCCACTGGGGTGCTTTTGCACGCATCCCCAAAGATAGCAAGAGTCCAGTACCGAGCCAACAAACCGCTGTAATGATGGATTCTTGAATGACATGATTGACCACCATGGTGCCCCAGTCGATGGAGGCAAAAATGGCATGCCCCCATACCCCTGTACCCAACCATGAGCTTTGGGGATAAATTTGAGCCCAGGGGAAAAGTAAAAATAAAGCGGAAGCAGCCCAATTCGAACCAAACCATTGATCAAAGCGACGACGTATTGCACTCCCAGA is from Polynucleobacter sp. MG-Unter2-18 and encodes:
- a CDS encoding VanZ family protein, yielding MHHEDQRPRKFVWPLQAMPLARAISLSYALLIIYVSLNPFDFSFDNGIAPWAWIDAPLPRFITLFDVSVNVLAYIPLGFLLVFACYPRWRNFVALSVALSFSAALAFSVESLQTWLPTRIPSQMDWWANVLGGLMGGLLAIPLGPQWLSGSAIRRRFDQWFGSNWAASALFLLFPWAQIYPQSSWLGTGVWGHAIFASIDWGTMVVNHVIQESIITAVCWLGTGLLLSLGMRAKAPQWNILNSLLCFTVLVKIAFTALQFGAESGLLWLTAGAIWGMVLGSLLLRWTLQFSLASKAWLAIACLVTATLVINLLPDNPYFILTLRHWYQGRLLHFNELMQWVSVVWLPLALFWVLRNRATFNLKP
- a CDS encoding ferredoxin, translating into MSFKHHVFFCLNQRSNGEDCCDRHNAFALFDYAKKRVKELGLSGPGKIRINKAGCLDRCADGPVAVIYPEGIWYTFIDTEDVEEIIQSHLIQGRPVERLQLA
- a CDS encoding alpha/beta hydrolase → MNSRTKIIHIDGVVGQIEMSIDLPDELKNNPDFSVRGLALVAHPHPLMGGTMDNKVAQTMARAFNQLGYISVRPNFRGVGATAGVHDDGVGEMEDLLHVTDWMRTPSSWNPFEATSQQAWVQTANTLPLVISGFSFGSFVGTHLVQRLAELGRPAERFVMVGSAAGKWVLAPVPADTILIHGELDETIPLIDVLDWARPQELTVQVVPGADHFFHRRLHCIRNIITSAWLGMPDHRNQ